A single genomic interval of Anaerobacillus sp. CMMVII harbors:
- the coaE gene encoding dephospho-CoA kinase (Dephospho-CoA kinase (CoaE) performs the final step in coenzyme A biosynthesis.) → MIIGLTGGIASGKSTVSNMMKNEGIPVVDADIIAREVVEQGEATYQKIVDAFGKEIITNDGCLDRKKLGALVFQDEKKRMLLNSIVHPAIRIRMHEKVESFKNEGFATIVLDIPLLFESKLTNMVEKIIVVFVDYELQLERLKQRDQFTDQEALVRINAQMPLKDKIALADEVIHNHGSIDETKQQLLSILKKWNCL, encoded by the coding sequence ATGATTATTGGATTAACTGGTGGAATAGCTAGTGGAAAAAGTACAGTATCGAATATGATGAAAAATGAAGGTATCCCTGTTGTTGATGCTGATATCATCGCAAGGGAAGTTGTAGAACAAGGAGAAGCAACGTACCAAAAGATTGTTGACGCTTTTGGAAAAGAAATTATAACTAATGATGGGTGCTTAGATCGAAAGAAACTAGGGGCACTTGTTTTTCAGGACGAAAAAAAGAGAATGCTTCTAAATTCGATTGTTCATCCGGCTATTCGAATTAGAATGCACGAAAAAGTTGAAAGTTTTAAAAATGAAGGTTTTGCTACAATTGTTTTAGATATTCCGTTGTTATTTGAAAGCAAGTTAACAAACATGGTCGAAAAGATTATCGTTGTCTTTGTTGATTACGAACTTCAATTAGAGCGCTTAAAACAGAGGGATCAATTTACGGATCAAGAAGCATTAGTCCGCATAAATGCACAAATGCCACTAAAAGACAAAATAGCCCTTGCTGATGAAGTGATCCATAATCATGGATCGATTGATGAGACCAAACAACAATTATTATCAATCCTAAAAAAATGGAATTGCTTATAA
- the speD gene encoding adenosylmethionine decarboxylase — MDTMGRHVIAELWGCNVDKLNNINFIEQLFVDAALEAGAEVREVVFHKFAPLGVSGVVIISESHLTIHSFPEQGYASIDVYTCGNRIDPNVASNYISKGLGAKTVEHIQVYRGMGPIHVGKPKVTAL, encoded by the coding sequence CTGGATACAATGGGTCGTCATGTAATTGCGGAACTATGGGGTTGCAACGTAGATAAATTGAATAATATCAATTTTATTGAACAGTTGTTTGTTGATGCTGCATTAGAGGCGGGTGCGGAAGTTAGAGAGGTTGTGTTTCATAAGTTTGCACCTCTCGGAGTAAGTGGAGTAGTGATTATTTCAGAGTCTCACTTAACCATTCACTCTTTTCCTGAACAGGGCTATGCAAGTATAGATGTATATACTTGTGGTAATCGTATAGACCCAAATGTTGCTTCAAATTACATCTCAAAAGGTCTCGGAGCTAAAACTGTAGAACACATACAAGTTTATAGAGGGATGGGACCGATACATGTTGGGAAACCTAAAGTAACTGCTTTATAA
- a CDS encoding DUF1499 domain-containing protein — MSLKDKFNKFISTHTETRELHSDETLKTRYYKAMKDKAFNEVLTLFQQTPHFEVRDHSVERGEIIVNGGTKKKFFLVATVIMVSPNRTAVDFAVSTETALPMDFGYSAKVIKDTYEKLDKRLEYVGSGLGAKLL; from the coding sequence ATGAGTTTAAAGGACAAGTTTAACAAATTTATATCTACACATACAGAGACAAGAGAATTACATTCGGATGAGACGCTAAAGACTAGATACTATAAAGCGATGAAAGATAAGGCATTTAATGAAGTTCTGACATTATTCCAGCAAACTCCTCATTTTGAAGTCCGAGACCATTCAGTTGAACGAGGCGAAATTATTGTGAACGGTGGCACTAAGAAAAAGTTTTTCTTAGTAGCAACAGTCATTATGGTATCCCCTAACCGCACTGCGGTAGATTTCGCTGTAAGTACAGAAACGGCATTACCTATGGACTTTGGCTATAGTGCGAAAGTAATAAAAGATACTTATGAAAAACTCGATAAACGATTAGAATATGTTGGCTCAGGCTTAGGAGCAAAGCTGCTTTAG